The proteins below are encoded in one region of Passer domesticus isolate bPasDom1 chromosome 22, bPasDom1.hap1, whole genome shotgun sequence:
- the WNT4 gene encoding protein Wnt-4 isoform X2, whose product MSVPRMSSCVWARHARRYPRVLPACAQHTGWVQPHQAHNSAQKYLAKLSSVGSISEEETCEKLKGLIQRQVQMCKRNLEVMDSVRRGAQLAIEECQYQFRNRRWNCSTLDTLPVFGKVVTQGTREAAFVYAISSAGVAFAVTRACSSGELDKCGCDRTVQGGSPQGFQWSGCSDNIAYGVAFSQSFVDIRERSKGASSNRALMNLHNNEAGRKAILNNMRVECKCHGVSGSCEFKTCWKAMPPFRKVGNVLKEKFDGATEVEQSEIGSTKVLVPKNSQFKPHTDEDLVYLDSSPDFCDHDLKNGVLGTSGRQCNKTSKAIDGCELMCCGRGFHTDEVEVVERCSCKFHWCCSVKCKPCHRVVEIHTCR is encoded by the exons ATGAGTGTGCCTCGTATGTCTTCATGTGTGTGGGCTCGGCATGCTCGGCGTTATCCCAGGGTGCTGCCAGCTTGTGCCCAGCACACGGGATGGGTTCAGCCTCACCAGGCACATAATTCTGCACAGAA GTACCTGGCAAAGCTGTCTTCAGTGGGGAGCATCTCCGAGGAGGAGACCTGCGAGAAGCTGAAGGGCTTGATTCAGCGCCAGGTGCAGATGTGCAAGAGAAACCTGGAGGTGATGGACTCGGTGCGACGCGGAGCCCAGCTGGCCATTGAGGAGTGCCAGTACCAATTCCGCAACCGCCGCTGGAACTGCTCCACACTGGACACCCTGCCTGTCTTTGGCAAGGTGGTGACGCAAG GGACACGAGAGGCAGCGTTCGTCTATGCCATCTCTTCAGCAGGGGTGGCCTTTGCTGTGACCCGCGCCTGCAGCAGTGGCGAGCTGGACAAGTGTGGATGTGACCGCACAGTGCAAGGGGGCAGCCCACAGG GCTTCCAGTGGTCGGGCTGCTCCGATAACATCGCCTATGGTGTGGCCTTCTCGCAGTCCTTCGTCGACATCCGTGAGAGAAGCAAAGGGGCCTCTTCCAACAGAGCATTAATGAACCTCCACAACAACGAGGCAGGGAGGAAG GCAATCCTGAACAACATGCGTGTGGAATGTAAGTGTCATGGTGTGTCAGGCTCATGCGAGTTCAAGACATGCTGGAAAGCCATGCCCCCCTTCCGCAAAGTGGGCAACGTCctgaaggagaaatttgatggtgCCACAGAGGTCGAACAGAGCGAGATTGGATCCACCAAAGTGCTGGTGCCCAAAAACTCCCAGTTCAAGCCACACACAGATGAGGATCTCGTCTACCTAGACTCCAGTCCTGACTTCTGTGACCATGACCTCAAGAATGGGGTCCTGGGCACCAGTGGGCGGCAGTGCAACAAGACCTCCAAGGCCATCGACGGCTGCGAGCTGATGTGTTGTGGCCGTGGCTTTCACACGGACGAAGTGGAGGTTGTGGAAAGGTGCAGCTGCAAATTCCACTGGTGCTGCTCCGTTAAGTGCAAACCCTGCCATCGGGTGGTGGAGATCCACACATGTCGGTGA
- the WNT4 gene encoding protein Wnt-4 isoform X1 gives MSPEYSLRSLLLIILATFSANASNWLYLAKLSSVGSISEEETCEKLKGLIQRQVQMCKRNLEVMDSVRRGAQLAIEECQYQFRNRRWNCSTLDTLPVFGKVVTQGTREAAFVYAISSAGVAFAVTRACSSGELDKCGCDRTVQGGSPQGFQWSGCSDNIAYGVAFSQSFVDIRERSKGASSNRALMNLHNNEAGRKAILNNMRVECKCHGVSGSCEFKTCWKAMPPFRKVGNVLKEKFDGATEVEQSEIGSTKVLVPKNSQFKPHTDEDLVYLDSSPDFCDHDLKNGVLGTSGRQCNKTSKAIDGCELMCCGRGFHTDEVEVVERCSCKFHWCCSVKCKPCHRVVEIHTCR, from the exons ATGAGCCCGGAGTATTCTCTGCGCTCCTTGCTGCTCATCATCCTCGCCACCTTCTCGGCCAACGCCAGCAACTGGCT GTACCTGGCAAAGCTGTCTTCAGTGGGGAGCATCTCCGAGGAGGAGACCTGCGAGAAGCTGAAGGGCTTGATTCAGCGCCAGGTGCAGATGTGCAAGAGAAACCTGGAGGTGATGGACTCGGTGCGACGCGGAGCCCAGCTGGCCATTGAGGAGTGCCAGTACCAATTCCGCAACCGCCGCTGGAACTGCTCCACACTGGACACCCTGCCTGTCTTTGGCAAGGTGGTGACGCAAG GGACACGAGAGGCAGCGTTCGTCTATGCCATCTCTTCAGCAGGGGTGGCCTTTGCTGTGACCCGCGCCTGCAGCAGTGGCGAGCTGGACAAGTGTGGATGTGACCGCACAGTGCAAGGGGGCAGCCCACAGG GCTTCCAGTGGTCGGGCTGCTCCGATAACATCGCCTATGGTGTGGCCTTCTCGCAGTCCTTCGTCGACATCCGTGAGAGAAGCAAAGGGGCCTCTTCCAACAGAGCATTAATGAACCTCCACAACAACGAGGCAGGGAGGAAG GCAATCCTGAACAACATGCGTGTGGAATGTAAGTGTCATGGTGTGTCAGGCTCATGCGAGTTCAAGACATGCTGGAAAGCCATGCCCCCCTTCCGCAAAGTGGGCAACGTCctgaaggagaaatttgatggtgCCACAGAGGTCGAACAGAGCGAGATTGGATCCACCAAAGTGCTGGTGCCCAAAAACTCCCAGTTCAAGCCACACACAGATGAGGATCTCGTCTACCTAGACTCCAGTCCTGACTTCTGTGACCATGACCTCAAGAATGGGGTCCTGGGCACCAGTGGGCGGCAGTGCAACAAGACCTCCAAGGCCATCGACGGCTGCGAGCTGATGTGTTGTGGCCGTGGCTTTCACACGGACGAAGTGGAGGTTGTGGAAAGGTGCAGCTGCAAATTCCACTGGTGCTGCTCCGTTAAGTGCAAACCCTGCCATCGGGTGGTGGAGATCCACACATGTCGGTGA